A genomic window from Synechococcus sp. WH 8016 includes:
- a CDS encoding GAP family protein, whose protein sequence is MSDTTLWAELLAYGTGIGLSPIHIAVLLLLLLGPQPLQRGGWFVAGWIITTMATSVLLVTVGHSLVLDMTQGSHHRTGLDLLAGGALIAVGGRELLRSLTDGDSPPAWTTSVDRFVNMPLPLLLLLGAVAEVASPDDLVLFAKSAGVVLAAQLPTWQELVGLLAFTIGASLLLLTPLIAVAVGRDKVVPVLERGKEVLFARGELVVAAVSIGIGGYLGWQGISGLTMT, encoded by the coding sequence ATGAGCGACACCACGCTCTGGGCTGAGCTCCTCGCCTATGGAACTGGCATCGGCCTATCCCCGATTCACATCGCCGTGTTGTTGCTGCTTCTCCTAGGACCGCAGCCATTGCAACGTGGTGGCTGGTTCGTGGCGGGATGGATCATCACCACGATGGCGACATCTGTTCTTTTGGTCACCGTGGGGCATTCGCTGGTGCTGGACATGACGCAAGGCTCCCATCACCGCACTGGATTGGATCTCCTCGCAGGTGGAGCCTTAATCGCCGTTGGAGGCAGGGAATTGCTGCGCTCCTTGACCGATGGAGACTCACCTCCGGCATGGACCACAAGCGTGGACCGCTTTGTGAACATGCCCCTTCCCCTGCTGCTTTTGTTGGGTGCGGTGGCGGAAGTTGCCAGTCCCGACGATCTCGTGCTGTTCGCAAAATCAGCAGGGGTGGTCTTGGCGGCCCAACTGCCTACATGGCAAGAACTGGTTGGTCTTTTGGCCTTCACCATCGGAGCAAGCCTTTTGCTGCTCACCCCATTGATTGCCGTTGCGGTTGGCCGCGACAAGGTTGTGCCTGTATTGGAACGCGGAAAAGAAGTGCTCTTTGCTCGAGGAGAGCTGGTTGTCGCCGCCGTCAGTATTGGGATCGGGGGCTACCTCGGCTGGCAAGGAATTAGTGGTCTCACCATGACCTAA